CTGATCCCTTGGAGGGAGGCAGTAAAGTCCAGAGTCACATCTCCCTTGACCCCTCAACCGAAGTACACACTTACTTTGGCAGTTTGAGAGAACTTGTCCTGCTCAGGCCGAGAATGTAGTTCGTAAGTGACAAGGCTGCTATCTGGGGGGGTCCCGCTGGTGGTCTTTCCCCCTGAACCAGCCCCTCTGCTGTTCTTTGTCGCTTCCAGCTGCAGCAGTAGACGCCTGGGTCAGAAAACCAGTAATAATATCATGACTTGAAGGATGTGGGTCAGCCCAGTCACTCTCATTTCTGCCGCACGGTCAGCATTAAGGAACAGCTAGGCCACCTCTCCCCTTAGTACCCCTGTCAGTACCTGGCTGAACCCCTCTACACCCCAATCAGCAGTGACTTCCCAACAAAGTCTGGCACCCACTTAGCCAGAGCTCCATCGGGGTCAGTCAGGTTGATTGCGGCATCTGGTCCCAGCAGCTTCTCCAGATGGGAAGCAACAAGCTGCTGCTTCAGGGCTGCCAGCTGTTTAGCCAGCACCACAGGGGTCAGCTTCTCCTCAGTGGCTGACTCCTTCACTGTCGTCTGGTGTGAAAAGAAACAGACAGTGAGGGATGGCAAGagcaaatcaaagaaaaaaaaaatagattaagacCCTTAAAGGCAGCTGTGGCTGGAAGTCACTGGGATGGTCCTTATCTATCTACGGCACTGAATGTAAATTCATATACATTCCTAAACTCTGGGAACTTCAGTCCCCTTATCCAGGACCTTAGGgagtctttctcttcctgccgAGAGGTCTTCCTCCATGTAAGTCATagcagagaggggagaagagagttTACAGTTACCTTGATTTTCTCAACTTCAGTTGTCAGCTCTTGGACCTCATGTAGTAGTCTCTGATACTTCTGCTGGGGTGTCTCCTTCACTCCCAGACCCTCTCCAAGCTAGAGAGTAAGCACAGATGGTGACGTTACACCTCCCAGTTCAGGGAACCTCAAGAATTTATCCAAACCCCAAGCCTAAGTTGTACGGGTATCATATCCAACTCAGAACACCCTAGCACAGAAGAACCGGAGATAGCTGGAGGCCTGGAGACTCTCCACAGCAAACAGCAAGGGGACAAAGCACCCTCAACTGCATCCTGCTGGGCTCCGCAGGACCCCCAACCAGAGAGAAACGTGGAATCTCAACTGTATCCCTCAATCTCTCTCCTAAATGCCCACTGGCTAGGATCACTGCACCACTTCcattaacaaacacacacaacaaacCATCTCATATTCTCCAGATTCATATCCTGTTCTCTTGGTTTTTCCAATTCGATCTGAGAAATCTGCCAAGAGAAGAAGATGGAATTGAGGACTTGATCTAGGCCCAGGGCAGTCATAGTCTCAGATGAGTGTGAGGGCTTCCACAAGAGAGCTTTCCGCGGAGTAAAAGTCACTAATGCCTGAGGACAGGCTTCCCCCACCAAATTTCCAACCCAGTCTCACCAAGTCCCTTTGTTCCCACTCTCTTGTCTTTGAACTTGTCATAGGCAGCATTGGGATTGACAATGATGTGCTCCACACTTGTGCTTGTCAGCTCCTCCTGCAGGAAGAGATAGTTCAGGCCCGGGCAGACTCAGTCCCACCCTAGAACTTCCCCAACCCCTCAAAGTCCCCAAACCATTAGGAGACTGGGCCCTACTTTCCCAAGGGTGGCTCCATTCCGAGCTGCCGACCTAGGCTCAACCTAGGAAACAGAAGCTTCCTGGTAAATTCGGAGTCTCAGTTGTATAAATATTAACACCCTGATTCAACTGGGAACAGAGGCAGCATGACCTCCCCACCCATTCTGTACAtaagcctcccctccctccccctctcccccaaccaaCTGGGCCCTCCCAGTTATCTGGCACACACCATGCACTCGGGGCAAGAAACCAGCCTGACCTCTTTTAACCTCCCTGCACCGAAAGTAAGTTTCCTTGCTGCTGAGGAAGTCCATTTTCAAGCTAACCTCCTATCTttgctggagggagagaggagggatggCAGACAATCAAGCTAACAACTCCAAGGGCAAATATTAGGACTTTAATATGCTGCTGAAGGGGAGACACCAGCTCTTAACAAAAAGAAGGCTGGCAGAGGGCCTGACCAGAAGCCTGTTTCCAAGCTGCTATGAGGCCAGCTAAAGAGAAGCTAAAGAGAAGAGGCAAAGACTTATTTTTTAAGGGACATCACAGAAGCAACAAACATAAGCTGTGTCTGTTTGCTAAGAGCACCCATGGGCAATGACGATGTGTAAGTCCTGAAATGCAGACAGCCCAGCATCTTCTCAAAGGGAAGCTGCAGTACCTGCCTCTTCTCCCGAGCCCCTCTGCTGTTTCTCAAGCACTGAAGCTCTTCCATAAACAGGGGACACAGTCAAGAATGTGAAAGAGACTTCACCCTAGAAATTGAGGTAGAGAAGTTCCCTCCTTAATCTACTGGCTGTCCAGATTCTTGTAACTGTACCAACACCAAGCCCTCCAGACTGCATGTCTCTCCTTCAATTGTCAGCAGTCCTACAGGTCTCACTGTGTTACTGAAGGAAGTGGAAGGAGACCCAGGAATCCTTTTCTGTTGGGGTTAACATCTCCACCTTCTGCAGGAGGAAGGCAAAGTGAACCTTCTTTCCTTTAACTagaacaatggttctcaaccctggctgcacgaCAGAATCACTCAGAAaaggggggtgggatgggggggtggggaggcctgggcTCACCTCTACGGATTCTGATTCAACT
This sequence is a window from Camelus ferus isolate YT-003-E chromosome 12, BCGSAC_Cfer_1.0, whole genome shotgun sequence. Protein-coding genes within it:
- the DCTN2 gene encoding dynactin subunit 2 isoform X10; this translates as MEELTSTSVEHIIVNPNAAYDKFKDKRVGTKGLDFSDRIGKTKRTGYESGEYEMLGEGLGVKETPQQKYQRLLHEVQELTTEVEKIKTTVKESATEEKLTPVVLAKQLAALKQQLVASHLEKLLGPDAAINLTDPDGALAKRLLLQLEATKNSRGAGSGGKTTSGTPPDSSLVTYELHSRPEQDKFSQTAKVAELEKRLTELEATVRCDQDAQNPLSAGLQGACLMETVELLQAKVSALDLAVLDQVEARLQSVLGKVNEIAKHKASVEDADTQSKVHQLYEIIQRWSPIASTLPELVQRLVTIKQLHEQGGRPAARGAMQFGQLLTHLDTTQQMIACSLKDNATLLTQVQTTMRENLSTVEGNFANIDKRMKKLGK